One part of the Orenia metallireducens genome encodes these proteins:
- a CDS encoding lytic transglycosylase domain-containing protein, protein MNLRDIIEKKAKKHGIPTKLIAAIIKIESNGNTYATRYEPNYRWLYKVEEFANHSMASFDTEENGQKTSWGLMQVMGAVARERGFKGDFFTELCDPLLGIEYGCKHLKHYYNRYGNWEDAVASYNAGSPRKDDNGAYVNQAYVDKVFGYWKN, encoded by the coding sequence ATGAATTTAAGAGATATTATTGAAAAGAAAGCTAAAAAGCATGGAATTCCAACTAAACTCATTGCTGCTATAATCAAGATTGAAAGTAATGGTAATACTTATGCAACTAGGTATGAGCCTAATTATAGGTGGTTATATAAGGTTGAGGAATTTGCTAATCACAGTATGGCCAGTTTCGATACTGAAGAGAATGGTCAAAAGACTTCATGGGGATTAATGCAGGTAATGGGGGCAGTAGCAAGAGAACGAGGATTTAAAGGTGACTTCTTTACTGAATTGTGTGATCCATTATTAGGTATAGAGTATGGTTGTAAGCATTTAAAGCACTATTATAATCGATATGGTAACTGGGAGGATGCAGTGGCAAGTTATAATGCAGGAAGCCCTAGAAAAGATGATAATGGTGCCTATGTAAATCAAGCTTATGTAGATAAGGTATTCGGATATTGGAAGAATTAG
- a CDS encoding 3TM-type holin produces the protein MDILGIGNLIKDGLDTVRKTVDDFHTSEEEKLQVKEKISVLENELTNKLIEVQKQEIESKTEILKTDAKSDNWLLESWRPITILSLVGIYVLILTNNYIIAPAIAKYTDITSVQFSMPPDLGGIIKLILGTFTFGKSAEIVAGRVSGSHDSNRKEVMR, from the coding sequence ATGGATATATTAGGCATAGGGAATTTAATTAAAGATGGCTTAGACACAGTTCGTAAGACTGTAGATGACTTCCATACCTCTGAAGAAGAGAAGTTACAAGTTAAAGAAAAGATAAGTGTATTAGAAAATGAGTTGACCAATAAATTAATTGAGGTTCAAAAGCAAGAAATAGAGTCAAAGACAGAAATATTAAAAACTGATGCCAAAAGCGATAACTGGTTACTAGAGAGTTGGAGACCTATTACTATACTTAGTTTAGTAGGAATCTATGTGCTTATCTTAACCAATAACTATATAATAGCTCCTGCAATTGCTAAATATACAGATATAACTAGTGTTCAATTCAGTATGCCACCAGATTTGGGAGGTATAATCAAACTTATATTAGGTACTTTTACCTTTGGAAAGAGTGCTGAGATTGTGGCTGGTAGGGTGTCAGGATCACATGATAGTAATAGGAAGGAAGTTATGAGATAA
- a CDS encoding LysM peptidoglycan-binding domain-containing protein, translating into MKKFTVIVLLLVTIMAMSLAQAEASTVYKVKSGDTLIEISKEIGVPIEVIIEQNNISNPSNIYVGQRLIIRINIEYPNDQNKYGYYTIKAGDILWNIAQKYNTTVEKLVELNDIKDAYDLYIGRKLLVPLNNNQNVEEENNYYIVQEGDILWNIAQKYNTTVQKLVELNNIKNSYDLYVGRRLILPNTNIDKEEIKVYSYPLYYSYQVQEGDNLVKIADKFGVRMLEIMKANNMLDNINNIQVGSNLIIPLDNSNKFAYVKRYSKLLNNYYRVNADETLTDIAEKFNISEDVLRIINALGSEEKVRYGQKLLMPVSQGFFKKHRIYTVRKDEEYIADIAYENGVNIRSIVQANYLKDLNVKLKKGETIIVTLDEDSKTTWVVNEYN; encoded by the coding sequence ATGAAGAAATTTACAGTAATTGTATTATTGCTGGTCACAATAATGGCTATGTCATTAGCTCAGGCAGAAGCTAGTACAGTATATAAAGTTAAAAGTGGAGATACTTTGATAGAAATTTCTAAAGAAATAGGTGTACCAATAGAGGTTATTATAGAACAAAATAATATCTCTAACCCTAGTAATATTTATGTTGGACAAAGATTAATTATTAGAATTAATATTGAATATCCAAATGATCAAAATAAGTATGGATATTATACTATTAAAGCGGGAGATATTTTATGGAATATTGCCCAAAAATATAACACTACAGTAGAGAAATTAGTAGAATTAAATGATATTAAAGATGCCTATGATTTATATATTGGACGTAAATTGCTTGTTCCTTTAAATAATAATCAAAATGTTGAAGAAGAAAATAACTATTATATTGTTCAAGAAGGAGATATTTTATGGAATATTGCTCAAAAATATAATACTACAGTGCAAAAGTTAGTCGAGTTAAATAATATCAAGAACTCATATGATTTATATGTAGGTAGAAGGCTTATTTTACCAAACACTAATATAGACAAAGAAGAGATAAAAGTTTATTCTTATCCTCTTTACTACAGTTATCAAGTACAAGAAGGAGATAATCTTGTAAAAATAGCTGATAAGTTTGGAGTTAGAATGTTAGAGATTATGAAAGCAAACAATATGTTGGATAATATAAATAATATTCAAGTTGGTAGTAATTTAATTATCCCATTAGATAATTCAAATAAATTTGCTTATGTAAAAAGATATAGTAAGTTATTGAATAATTATTACCGGGTAAATGCTGATGAAACTCTAACAGATATTGCTGAAAAGTTTAATATTTCAGAGGATGTTTTAAGAATTATAAATGCTTTAGGAAGTGAAGAGAAGGTTCGTTACGGTCAAAAGTTACTAATGCCTGTTAGCCAAGGCTTCTTTAAAAAGCATAGAATTTATACTGTTAGAAAAGATGAAGAGTATATTGCAGATATTGCCTATGAAAATGGTGTGAATATTAGATCAATTGTTCAAGCTAATTATCTTAAAGACTTAAATGTTAAATTGAAGAAAGGTGAGACTATTATAGTAACTTTAGATGAAGATAGTAAGACAACATGGGTTGTAAATGAATATAATTGA
- a CDS encoding L,D-transpeptidase family protein produces MIKKVLYFILVTLLIITSSSEANYKCSCRPERIISLQYPPLRGEDIWELQRELKLLGFYKGEINSLYDWNTYIAVKKFEYVNKLEDNNGIVDNKLWWYLGMAIHREEARETNKKEPPTGEISILVDTYKRKLIVYSDGEKYSEFPVAIGKSSTKSPIGEFRIIEKVDMWNESPFGDKWMRLSVPWGSYGIHGTNKPGSIGYAASNGCIRMFNHDVKILYSWVKVGTKVKIIGHRDPIKITHNLKLGDEGKELILFQEKLREHGFNIDLTDGIFGKNTQDAMKELKYIYGLKDDLEGDENTLYILNIK; encoded by the coding sequence ATGATAAAAAAAGTATTATATTTTATCTTAGTTACTTTACTTATAATTACAAGTTCATCAGAAGCTAATTATAAGTGTAGTTGTCGACCAGAGCGTATAATATCATTACAATATCCTCCATTAAGAGGAGAAGATATTTGGGAATTACAAAGAGAGCTTAAACTATTAGGATTTTATAAGGGAGAAATTAATTCCTTATATGATTGGAATACATATATAGCAGTTAAAAAATTTGAATATGTAAATAAGTTAGAAGATAATAATGGTATAGTTGATAATAAGTTATGGTGGTATTTAGGAATGGCAATCCATAGAGAAGAAGCTAGAGAGACTAATAAAAAGGAACCTCCTACAGGTGAAATTTCAATTCTAGTGGATACCTATAAAAGAAAATTAATTGTTTATTCAGATGGAGAAAAGTATAGTGAATTTCCTGTAGCTATTGGAAAGTCATCTACTAAATCTCCTATAGGTGAATTTAGGATAATAGAGAAGGTAGACATGTGGAATGAAAGTCCTTTTGGTGATAAATGGATGAGACTGAGTGTTCCTTGGGGCAGTTATGGGATTCATGGTACCAATAAACCTGGTTCTATAGGTTATGCTGCCAGTAATGGATGTATTAGAATGTTTAATCACGATGTTAAAATTCTATACTCATGGGTTAAAGTGGGAACAAAAGTAAAGATAATTGGTCATAGAGATCCTATCAAAATAACTCATAATCTTAAGCTGGGGGATGAAGGAAAAGAGCTTATATTATTTCAAGAAAAATTAAGAGAGCATGGTTTTAATATAGATCTTACTGATGGAATATTTGGTAAGAATACTCAAGATGCTATGAAAGAACTAAAATATATCTATGGTCTTAAAGATGATTTAGAAGGTGATGAAAATACTTTATATATCTTAAATATTAAGTGA
- a CDS encoding YegJ family protein translates to MKKIMFCFIIASLIISGCSQNVVKRENQPDIYLVENENKEMNQAIQKTKENLSIFIKELSKNNNEYTNLLLKARFEEGEKIEHMWVSDITYSSSTFMGILSNEPMYVKNLSYGDIVFVNKNQVSDWMIVKEDGTVIGGYTLRVLRNRMTQKEREEFDKSTGYKFE, encoded by the coding sequence ATGAAAAAGATTATGTTCTGTTTTATTATAGCTTCACTAATTATATCAGGCTGCTCTCAAAATGTTGTAAAAAGAGAAAATCAACCAGATATATATTTAGTTGAAAATGAGAATAAAGAAATGAATCAGGCTATACAAAAAACAAAAGAAAATTTATCAATATTCATCAAAGAACTAAGTAAGAATAATAATGAATATACAAATTTATTATTAAAAGCTAGATTTGAAGAAGGAGAAAAAATAGAACATATGTGGGTCAGTGATATTACTTATAGTAGTAGTACTTTTATGGGGATTTTGTCCAATGAGCCAATGTATGTGAAAAATTTAAGTTATGGAGATATAGTTTTTGTCAATAAGAATCAAGTTTCTGATTGGATGATAGTTAAAGAAGATGGAACTGTTATCGGTGGATATACACTAAGGGTTTTAAGAAATAGAATGACCCAAAAAGAAAGAGAAGAATTTGATAAATCAACTGGATATAAATTTGAATAA
- a CDS encoding NADAR family protein has product MHKQIQHRNDDGITNLFNWKGENLLGFALIEVRDQIRKIFANVKLPTH; this is encoded by the coding sequence ATGCATAAACAGATACAGCATAGGAATGATGATGGTATTACTAATCTATTTAACTGGAAAGGTGAAAATTTACTAGGTTTTGCTCTAATAGAAGTTAGGGATCAGATAAGAAAGATATTTGCGAATGTAAAGTTGCCAACGCACTAA
- a CDS encoding helix-turn-helix domain-containing protein — protein MAIIINIDVMLAKRKMSVTELSEKVGITMANISILKNGKAKAIRFSTLEAICKALECQPGDILEYRNDIIEQDYQKIESKE, from the coding sequence ATGGCAATTATAATTAATATCGATGTGATGTTGGCTAAAAGGAAAATGAGCGTAACAGAACTTTCGGAGAAGGTTGGAATAACAATGGCTAACATTTCTATATTAAAGAATGGAAAAGCAAAAGCTATTAGGTTTTCAACTTTAGAGGCAATATGCAAAGCTCTGGAATGTCAACCAGGTGATATTTTGGAATATAGAAATGATATTATAGAGCAAGATTATCAAAAGATAGAGAGCAAAGAATAA
- a CDS encoding DUF2975 domain-containing protein, giving the protein MKRETFFLKFAVVVMGLPILALCIFLLPEIAEYFAELNPKLDFLQYPFLIGLYMTAIIFFVALYQTLKLLSYIDKNQAFSELSVKALKNIKYCSITIGTLYIIFMPLIYLMAEVDDAPGMILIGMVIIFGCMVIAVFAAVLQKLLKNAIDIKSDNDLTI; this is encoded by the coding sequence ATGAAACGAGAAACATTCTTTTTAAAGTTCGCTGTTGTTGTTATGGGACTTCCTATCCTTGCTTTGTGTATATTTCTGTTACCTGAGATAGCTGAATATTTTGCAGAATTAAATCCAAAGTTAGATTTTTTACAATATCCCTTTCTAATCGGATTGTATATGACAGCGATAATATTTTTCGTCGCATTGTACCAGACTTTAAAACTTTTAAGCTATATTGATAAAAATCAGGCGTTTTCAGAACTATCTGTAAAGGCTTTAAAGAATATCAAATACTGTTCCATCACCATCGGTACCTTATATATAATATTTATGCCACTCATATATCTTATGGCAGAGGTAGATGATGCCCCAGGCATGATATTAATCGGAATGGTCATCATTTTTGGTTGCATGGTTATTGCAGTCTTTGCTGCTGTTCTTCAAAAGCTATTAAAAAATGCCATAGATATAAAATCAGATAATGATTTAACGATATGA
- a CDS encoding helix-turn-helix domain-containing protein, whose translation MGSTSKRYTEDFKQIIVELYQSGKSKSKLASEYGVSRTSIR comes from the coding sequence ATGGGATCAACAAGTAAAAGATATACTGAAGATTTTAAACAAATAATTGTAGAGTTATATCAATCAGGTAAGTCTAAATCAAAGCTTGCTAGCGAATATGGTGTTTCTAGAACTTCTATAAGATAA
- a CDS encoding transposase: protein MLHLDRGTQYTSSAYRNKVKELRLVQSFSGKGNPYDNACIESFHSILKKEEVNHKLYKFFKEVNLAIFEFIEAWYNRTRIHGSIDYMIPDEYERQAKKSA, encoded by the coding sequence ATTCTTCATCTTGATAGAGGAACTCAATATACTAGCAGTGCTTACAGAAATAAAGTAAAAGAATTAAGACTAGTACAATCCTTTAGTGGTAAAGGAAATCCTTATGATAATGCATGTATAGAATCATTTCATTCTATTTTGAAAAAAGAAGAAGTTAATCATAAGTTATATAAATTTTTTAAAGAAGTAAATCTAGCTATATTTGAATTTATTGAAGCATGGTATAACAGAACTAGAATTCATGGGAGCATTGATTATATGATTCCCGATGAATATGAAAGACAAGCAAAAAAATCCGCTTAA
- a CDS encoding ArsR/SmtB family transcription factor: MKSDDIVICQEYCPSFKRIEEVKEKELSESIIGRLADTFKVLGDPTRLKIINALANKELCVCDISELLDMTQSAISHQLRKLRDMNLVKYRKEGRIVYYSLDDHHILQLFCQGLDHVMEER; the protein is encoded by the coding sequence ATGAAGAGTGATGATATAGTTATTTGCCAAGAATACTGCCCTAGCTTTAAGAGGATAGAAGAGGTTAAAGAAAAGGAATTATCTGAGAGTATAATTGGCAGACTAGCAGATACCTTTAAGGTATTAGGTGATCCTACAAGATTAAAGATTATAAATGCCTTAGCCAATAAAGAATTGTGTGTCTGTGATATCTCTGAGTTATTGGATATGACCCAATCGGCCATCTCCCATCAGTTGAGAAAATTGAGGGATATGAACTTGGTCAAATACCGTAAAGAGGGAAGAATTGTCTACTATTCTCTAGATGACCATCATATTCTACAACTCTTCTGCCAAGGTTTAGATCATGTGATGGAAGAAAGATAA
- a CDS encoding heavy metal translocating P-type ATPase, with the protein METRGLIREKFILEGLNCANCATKIEKRVSELDEVKQSKMNFTMKTLDVEVDGDLEEVAVKIAKLVDEIEPGVKARIKEKSSKFEKELILEGLGCADCAAKMEREIKQLEGVDQASINFVAQKLKIKVHHSSYLESTLTAVKRIIQEIEPGVIVREELSESSHGYSSTDNSNLKSEFVRLGVGIVFFIAALVLKLNFWGELALYGIAYLTIGGKVLLKSAKNISKGQIFDENFLMSVATIGAFAIKEFPEGVAVMLFYEVGELFQDIAVNRSRRSIKSLMDIRPDYANLKIDGELKKVDPNQVKVGDIIVVKPGEKVPLDGEVIGGESMVDTSALTGESVPRKVKTGKEILSGFINKDGLLTIEVSSDFRQSTVNKILELVENAASEKAPTENFITKFARYYTPIVVFSALALAVVPPLVIPTATFSQWLYRALVFLVVSCPCALVVSIPLGFFGGIGAASKHGVLVKGGNYLEALNSAKTVVMDKTGTLTEGTFKVTDIMSAEGFTKKELLELAAQAESNSNHPIALSILEAYEGEVGVAQLDSYQEIAGCGLKVVIAGKEVLAGNYKLMEREGITYLSPKQVGTVVHIATDGKYAGYILIADRIKIDAKEAIKGLKRLGIEQVIMLTGDNLQVAKSVADELGVDDYRAELLPQDKVTELEKLLKNKEEKDKLLFVGDGINDAPVLARADIGVAMGGLGSDAAIEAADVVLMKDKPSNLIDAINIAKFTRKVVWQNIIFALGIKGIVLLMGALGLANMWFAVFADVGVALLAVLNAMRITRIEN; encoded by the coding sequence ATGGAGACAAGAGGATTAATTAGAGAGAAATTCATTCTTGAAGGTTTAAATTGTGCTAATTGTGCTACTAAGATAGAGAAGAGAGTCTCTGAATTAGATGAGGTAAAGCAGAGCAAGATGAACTTTACTATGAAGACTTTAGATGTAGAGGTTGATGGAGACTTAGAAGAGGTAGCAGTTAAGATTGCCAAGTTGGTTGATGAGATAGAACCTGGAGTAAAGGCTAGAATTAAAGAAAAGAGTAGTAAATTTGAAAAGGAGCTAATCTTAGAAGGGTTAGGTTGTGCTGATTGTGCAGCCAAGATGGAAAGAGAAATTAAACAGTTAGAAGGGGTTGATCAAGCATCTATCAATTTTGTGGCTCAAAAGTTAAAGATTAAGGTCCATCATTCTAGTTATTTGGAGTCAACCTTAACAGCAGTTAAAAGAATAATTCAGGAGATAGAACCAGGTGTAATTGTTAGAGAAGAGTTAAGTGAAAGTAGTCATGGGTATTCTTCTACTGATAATAGTAATTTAAAATCTGAATTTGTTAGATTAGGGGTTGGGATAGTCTTCTTTATAGCAGCTTTAGTATTAAAGCTTAATTTCTGGGGAGAGTTAGCTCTATATGGAATTGCTTATCTAACTATAGGTGGAAAGGTATTACTAAAATCTGCTAAAAACATCTCTAAAGGTCAAATCTTTGACGAGAACTTTTTAATGTCTGTAGCTACTATCGGGGCTTTTGCGATTAAAGAGTTTCCAGAAGGGGTAGCGGTAATGCTCTTTTATGAAGTAGGAGAGCTCTTTCAGGATATTGCTGTTAATCGTTCTCGCCGTTCTATCAAGTCTTTGATGGATATTAGGCCAGATTATGCCAATTTAAAAATTGATGGTGAGCTTAAGAAGGTTGATCCTAATCAGGTTAAGGTTGGAGATATTATTGTAGTTAAACCAGGGGAGAAGGTTCCTTTAGATGGTGAGGTTATTGGAGGGGAATCTATGGTAGATACCTCTGCTTTAACTGGTGAGTCAGTTCCCCGTAAGGTAAAAACAGGAAAGGAGATATTAAGTGGTTTTATCAATAAGGATGGCTTACTGACTATTGAGGTTAGTTCAGATTTTAGGCAATCTACTGTCAATAAGATTTTAGAGTTGGTTGAGAATGCAGCTAGTGAAAAGGCACCTACTGAGAACTTTATTACCAAGTTTGCCCGTTATTATACACCAATAGTCGTATTTTCTGCTTTAGCACTGGCTGTAGTACCACCGTTAGTTATCCCAACAGCTACCTTCAGTCAGTGGTTATATCGTGCTTTAGTATTCTTGGTTGTTTCTTGCCCTTGTGCTTTGGTAGTATCTATCCCATTAGGCTTTTTTGGTGGGATTGGAGCAGCTTCTAAACATGGAGTTTTAGTCAAAGGAGGAAACTATTTAGAGGCATTAAATAGTGCTAAGACGGTAGTTATGGATAAGACAGGAACCTTAACAGAAGGTACTTTTAAGGTAACAGATATTATGTCAGCAGAAGGTTTTACTAAGAAGGAGTTATTGGAGTTGGCAGCTCAAGCTGAAAGTAACTCTAATCATCCTATTGCATTATCTATCTTAGAGGCTTATGAGGGAGAGGTTGGTGTTGCACAGCTAGATAGTTATCAAGAGATTGCTGGATGTGGATTGAAGGTTGTTATAGCAGGTAAAGAGGTTTTAGCAGGTAATTATAAGTTGATGGAGAGAGAAGGGATAACTTATCTTAGTCCTAAGCAAGTAGGAACAGTAGTTCATATAGCCACTGATGGTAAATATGCAGGTTATATCTTAATTGCTGATAGGATTAAAATAGATGCTAAAGAGGCTATTAAAGGGTTGAAAAGGCTTGGTATTGAGCAGGTAATTATGTTAACTGGTGACAACCTGCAGGTAGCTAAGAGTGTAGCTGATGAACTAGGAGTAGATGATTATCGGGCTGAGTTACTACCCCAAGATAAGGTAACTGAGCTAGAGAAACTCTTAAAGAATAAAGAGGAAAAGGATAAATTACTCTTTGTTGGTGATGGTATCAATGATGCTCCTGTATTAGCAAGAGCAGATATTGGTGTAGCTATGGGAGGCTTAGGTTCTGATGCAGCTATTGAAGCAGCTGATGTAGTATTGATGAAGGATAAGCCAAGTAATCTGATAGATGCTATCAATATTGCCAAGTTTACTCGTAAGGTCGTCTGGCAGAATATTATCTTTGCTTTAGGTATTAAAGGTATTGTGCTTTTAATGGGGGCTTTAGGGTTAGCTAATATGTGGTTTGCAGTATTTGCTGATGTAGGTGTAGCATTACTTGCAGTCTTAAATGCAATGAGAATTACTAGAATTGAGAATTAG
- a CDS encoding DUF1450 domain-containing protein, translating into MAEVHFCKKNLSQGVDKLIGQMEEGLADVEVKLERCLEFCEDCASRPIAITNGYFIKDDSIEGLYEQIREELK; encoded by the coding sequence ATGGCAGAAGTTCACTTCTGTAAGAAGAATCTTTCCCAAGGTGTCGATAAATTAATTGGGCAGATGGAAGAAGGGTTAGCTGATGTTGAAGTAAAGTTAGAACGTTGTTTAGAATTCTGTGAAGATTGTGCTTCAAGGCCCATTGCGATTACTAATGGATACTTTATCAAAGATGATAGTATAGAGGGATTGTATGAACAGATAAGAGAAGAGTTAAAATAA
- a CDS encoding peptidylprolyl isomerase has translation MKFKISLIFMALLLMVNLSVQAKGNSDDDFVAIVNGEGITESELNQFVNTQQLYGQLVQVNREFAQLVFFSEEGKNLLNEYRKQKLDSLVDMKILEIEANNQEITISQGEKNKLLNKQVESIKQQNKLTEEELLKALKSRGINSLEEFKEIMWKENKDEVLIQKLQQQVVDDVVITEEEIEAYYEKNKSKFKRPAQIKARHILIKTDKKSDEEAKDKAQKVLNKLKDGADFAKLAKEYSEGPSAKNGGDLGYFRKGQMVPEFEQAAFDLEVGELSELVKTEFGYHIIKVENRKEAGTISLEEAKGKIKNVLTQQAQQNKWNSFMKGLKEEAKIDIKL, from the coding sequence ATGAAATTTAAAATCAGTTTAATTTTTATGGCTTTATTACTAATGGTTAACCTATCAGTTCAAGCTAAAGGTAATAGTGATGATGATTTTGTAGCAATTGTCAATGGTGAGGGCATAACAGAATCTGAATTAAATCAGTTTGTAAATACTCAACAATTATATGGACAATTAGTTCAAGTGAATCGTGAGTTTGCTCAACTTGTATTTTTTTCAGAGGAAGGAAAGAATCTATTAAATGAATATCGTAAGCAGAAGCTTGATTCATTAGTTGATATGAAGATATTAGAGATTGAAGCTAACAATCAAGAAATAACCATTTCTCAAGGTGAGAAAAATAAATTATTGAATAAACAAGTAGAATCTATTAAACAGCAAAATAAGCTTACAGAAGAAGAATTATTAAAGGCTTTAAAAAGTAGAGGGATAAATTCTTTGGAAGAATTTAAAGAGATAATGTGGAAAGAAAATAAGGATGAAGTTTTAATTCAAAAGTTACAACAACAGGTTGTTGATGATGTTGTTATTACAGAAGAAGAGATAGAAGCTTATTATGAAAAAAATAAATCTAAATTTAAGCGTCCTGCTCAAATTAAGGCTAGACATATTTTAATCAAAACAGATAAAAAGTCTGATGAGGAAGCAAAAGATAAGGCTCAGAAGGTATTAAATAAGCTAAAAGATGGGGCGGATTTTGCTAAATTAGCCAAAGAATATTCTGAAGGTCCTTCGGCAAAGAATGGTGGAGATTTAGGCTATTTCAGAAAAGGACAGATGGTACCAGAATTTGAGCAAGCTGCTTTTGACCTTGAAGTAGGTGAACTAAGTGAGCTTGTAAAGACAGAATTTGGTTATCATATTATTAAAGTAGAGAATAGAAAAGAAGCTGGGACTATTTCTTTAGAAGAGGCTAAGGGGAAGATTAAAAATGTACTGACTCAACAAGCACAACAGAATAAATGGAATAGCTTTATGAAAGGCTTAAAAGAAGAAGCAAAAATAGATATTAAATTATAA
- a CDS encoding capping complex subunit for YIEGIA codes for MLAYITLDKERILTGGVLTLLAKDKNEQQELTTDIAKAMKADIVELRCGDYIVIKA; via the coding sequence ATCTTAGCCTATATTACTCTAGATAAAGAACGAATATTAACTGGAGGGGTTTTAACTCTCTTAGCTAAAGATAAGAATGAACAGCAAGAATTGACTACCGACATAGCCAAAGCTATGAAAGCAGATATAGTGGAATTAAGGTGTGGAGATTATATAGTGATTAAAGCTTAA
- a CDS encoding flavodoxin — MEKAIIVYGSTMGNTEQLATKVEEILSDNYETTIENVNDVNVEVLKCFDLIVFGSSTWGAGELQDDFYDFYDNLDQVDLSAKRAAVFGPGDTAYGDMFCQAVDMLEEKLEQRGAELIQAGFKWDGEITAEAETSIKEWAMAL, encoded by the coding sequence GTGGAGAAAGCAATTATTGTTTATGGGTCAACTATGGGGAATACAGAACAACTAGCAACTAAGGTAGAAGAGATATTAAGTGATAATTATGAAACTACTATTGAAAATGTTAATGATGTAAATGTAGAGGTGTTGAAGTGTTTTGATTTAATTGTATTTGGTTCATCGACTTGGGGAGCAGGGGAGCTACAGGATGATTTTTATGATTTTTATGATAATTTAGATCAGGTTGATTTATCAGCCAAGAGAGCTGCGGTCTTTGGACCAGGGGATACAGCTTATGGGGATATGTTCTGCCAGGCGGTGGATATGTTAGAAGAGAAGTTAGAGCAAAGAGGAGCTGAACTTATTCAAGCAGGCTTTAAATGGGATGGAGAGATAACAGCTGAAGCGGAAACTTCAATTAAAGAATGGGCTATGGCACTTTAA
- a CDS encoding DUF3793 family protein, whose protein sequence is MRLNKGCKVDFRDCITCILKNIGATIMGVKPAELRNIRFNNSEIWDRCKSTILAYDQIEMIELNKKDNRKQVLFYHEAALDQQLRKAEVLKFLKKHGYPQKYNLKSYLNCLVKRLRSNDFPHEIGLFFGYPLKDVLGFMGYSDLEVTYSKEWKIYGDKAISLLQQKRFELAREYFNKRIDKIKEIEQLHNVI, encoded by the coding sequence ATGAGATTGAATAAAGGTTGTAAGGTTGATTTTAGAGATTGTATCACATGTATATTAAAGAATATTGGAGCGACGATCATGGGGGTAAAACCTGCTGAATTAAGAAATATTAGATTCAATAACTCTGAGATTTGGGATAGGTGTAAGAGTACAATTTTAGCCTATGATCAAATTGAAATGATAGAGTTAAATAAAAAGGATAATCGTAAGCAGGTGCTGTTTTATCATGAAGCTGCTTTAGACCAACAGTTACGTAAGGCAGAGGTTCTAAAATTTTTAAAGAAGCATGGATATCCCCAAAAGTATAATTTGAAGTCATATTTAAATTGTCTTGTTAAGAGGTTAAGAAGTAATGATTTCCCCCATGAAATTGGTCTCTTCTTTGGATATCCACTTAAGGATGTCTTAGGATTTATGGGATACTCTGATTTAGAGGTCACATATAGCAAAGAATGGAAGATTTATGGGGACAAAGCTATCTCCTTATTGCAACAAAAGCGGTTTGAGTTGGCTAGAGAATATTTTAATAAGAGGATAGATAAAATAAAAGAGATTGAGCAACTACATAATGTGATATAG